The Syntrophorhabdus sp. genomic sequence TCTCGGTGTGGGGGAGGAATTCGTGGAGAGGCGGGTCCAGGGTCCTTACGGTTACGGGAAGGCCTTTCATGACCGTGAAGAGACCTACAAAGTCCTTCTTCTGGTAAGGCAGCAGTTTCGCGAGCGCCTTCCGTCTGCCCGCCTCGTCGTCGGCGATGATCATCTCGCGGACTGCGTCGATGCGGTTGCCCTCGAAGAACATGTGCTCCGTCCTGCAAAGGCCTATGCCCTCGGCGCCGAAGGATACGGCCACCGCTGCCTGGCCGGGCTGGTCGGCGTTCGTCCTGATTCCCAGCCTGCGGGCCTCGTCGGCCCATTTCATGAGGAGGGCGAAATCCTGGTAGATCTGCGACTTTGAGGGCTTCAATGTCTTGTCGATCATGACCTGGAGGACTTCCGAGGGCTTGGTCTTGATCTGGCCCGCGAAGACCTCTCCCGTCGTGCCGTCGATGGAGACGTATTCGCCTTCCTTGATGGTCTTCCCGTTGACCCTGATGACCTTCTTCGCGTAATCGATATCGAGGTCGCCGCAGCCGGCCACGCAGACCTTCCCCATCTGGCGTGCCACGAGGGCGGCGTGGGACGTCATGCCTCCGCGGGAGGTGAGAATACCCTGGGAGGCGTTCATGCCGCGGATGTCCTCGGGGGAGGTGTCGATGCGGACGAGGATGACCTCCTCCTTCCGGGCGGCCCATGCCTCGGCGTCCTGCGCGTTGAAGACGACCTTGCCGGAGGCCGCGCCGGGACCCGCGTTAAGGCCCTTGGAGACGACATTGCCGGCCTTCAGGGCCTTCTCCTTCTCTTTCGGGTCGAAGATGGGACGCAATAACTGGTTGAGCTGGTCCGGCTCCACCCTCATCAGGGCCTCTTCCTTCGTGATGAGCTTTTCCTTGACCATGTCGACGGCGATCTTGAATGCCGCGAAGGCGGTGCGCTTGCCGGTGCGGGTCTGGAGCATCCAGAGCTTCTTGTTCTGGATCGTAAACTCCACGTCCTGCATGTCGCGGTAGTTCTTCTCCAGCGTGTTCCTTATCTTGATGACCTGTTTGTATATGTCCGGCCAGACCTCTTCGAGGGACTTGACGGACCTGTCGGTCTTCTGCTTCTTGTTGATGGGCAGCGGCGTCCTGATGCCGGCGACGACGTCCTCGCCCTGCGCGTTGATGAGGTACTCGCCGTAGAACTGGTCTTCACCCGTGGAGGGGTTCCTCGTGAAGGCGACCCCGGTGCCGCAGTCCTCGCCCATGTTCCCGAAGACCATGCACTGCACGTTGACGGCCGTTCCCCAGTCGCCGGGGATGTCGTTGAGCTGGCGGTACGCGACGGCCCTGTCGGTGTTCCAGGACTTGAAGACGGCGCCGATGGAGCCCCAGAGCTGTTCCATGGGGTCCTCGGGGAAGGTCACGCCGAGTCTCTGCTTGATGGCCTTCTTGAATTCCTTGACGAGGTCCTTGAGGTCATCGACGGTGAGGTCCGTGTCGGAGGTGATCTTCCTCGCCTTTTTCTTCCTGTCGATGATCACCTCGAAGGGGTCGTGCTCGTGTTCGTTCGCGGGCTTGAGGCCGAGGACGACATCGCCGTACATCTGGACGAACCGGCGATAGCAGTCATAGGCGAAGCGGGGGTTCTTCGTGAGCTTCGCGAGGCCTTCGACGGTCTTTTCGTTGAGGCCCAGGTTGAGGACGGTGTCCATCATACCCGGCATGCTGACCCGGGCGCCGGACCGGACGGAGAAGAGAAGGGGGTTCTTGGGATCGCCGAACTTCGCGCCCATGATCTTTTCCATCTTCTTGATGTTCCCGGCGACCTCCTTCTCAAGGCCTTTGGGGAGCTTCATGCCGGCCTTGTAGAAGAGCGTGCAGACGTCGGTGGTGATGGTGAAGCCCGGCGGCACGGGTATGCCCAGGTTCACCATGTCCGCGAGGCCTGCGCCCTTCCCGCCGAGGAGGTTCTTGAGCTTGAGGTTGCCTTCAGCCTTCTTTCCGCCGAAGAAGTAGACGAATTTATTGCTTTTTGCCATATTTCCTCCTTATTCGAAGCGTATCTTTGAAAAATCAGCAAAGGTCAGGAACATGTTCCTGAGATGCGTGAGAAGTGCCAGCCTGTTCGACTTCACGGCCTCGTCCTTGTCCATGACGAAGACCTTGTCGAAGAAGTTGTCGATGGTTTCCTTGAAACCGACGAGGACCGCGAGGGCCCCATCGTAGTCGCGTTTCTCCATGAGCCCGTGAAAGGCGTCCTTCCGCGTGGCGCAGAGTTCAAAAAGCCTCTTTTCTTCCTCGAGGACGAGAAGGGCAGGATCGACGGCCGTATCTTCCGCGATCTGTTTCGTGATGTTGAAGACGCGCCTGAAGCCCACCATGAGGCGCTCGAAGTCGTCCATGGAGCTCTGGGTCTCCAGGGAGACGAGCCGCATGTAGCCGTCGTATATATCGCTCATCACGCAGGGGAGGACACTTTCAACGAAATCCTGGTTATGGTTCTCCTCCAGCATGGAGAACTTGAACCGCGTGGCGATGAACTCCAGGAGAGAGGCCTTCGTCTCCTCGAGGGTAAGCCTCTTCGGGATGCTCCCTCCCGCCTCGAAGGCCCTTTCGATAAGCGCGGTGAGGGGCAGGTGCATCTTCCTGTCTATGGCTATCTTGATGATGCCCAGCGACTGTCTTCTCAGGGCATAGGGGTCGAGGTTGCCCGTGGGGGTGATCCCGACGGAGAAGAAGGAAACGATGGAATCGATCTTGTCCGCTATACCGGCGATGGCGCCCGTCGCGGTGAGGGGCAGGCTGCCGTTGCCGCCCGTGGGCAGGTAGTGCTCCTCTATCGCGAGGGCCACCTCGTCGTCCTCTCCCTCGATGCGCGCGTAGATGCGCCCCATCGTTCCCTGCAGCTCGGGGAACTCCCCGACCATGTGGGTAACGAGGTCCGTTTTCATCACGGGGATGAGCCTTTCAAGTTTCCCGGCGACCCCGTGGTCGACGACGGACGCGAGGTATCCGGCGATGGCCTTTACCCTCTCCATCTTGTCCTTAAGGGTGCCGAGCTTGACGTGGAAGACGATGGAGGCAAGCCGTTCGTACCTGTCGGCGAGCTTTGCCTTCACGTCCTCGTCGAAGAAGAAGCGCGCGTCGGCGAGGCGCGCGCGGAGCACCTTCTCGTTTCCCCGTATGACGTTCGCGTCATCTTTCGGGGCCGTGTTGGCGAAGAATATGAAGTGAGGCAGGAGCCGTCCCGAGGCATCTTCGATGGGAATGTACCGCTGGTGGCTCTTCATGACGTTGACGAGGACCTCCTTGGGAATATCGAGGTACACCGCGTCGAAGGAGCCTTTCAGGGGATAGGGGTATTCGGTGATGTAGAGGATCTCCCTCACCAACTCCTCGTCCCGGAGCGCCTTTCCGCCGGTTGTTCCCTCGATGCGGGCGATCCCCTCGCGTATGATCTCCATACGCTCGTCTTCATTGACTATGATGTGGTTCTTCCTGAGGGCGTCGACGTATTCCAGGGGATGACCTATCCCGACCGGGCCCGGCGACAGGAAACGGTGGCACCAGCTCACGGGCGCGCTCGTGACATCGGCCACGGAGAACGTGACGGGCGTGCCGCCGAAGAGGCACAGGACCCACTGGATCGGCCGTGCGTACTCGAAGCTCACGGCTCCCCAGCGCATCTTCTTCTGGAAGGGGACGCGTGAGATGATGTCCGGC encodes the following:
- a CDS encoding pyruvate, phosphate dikinase, which codes for MAKSNKFVYFFGGKKAEGNLKLKNLLGGKGAGLADMVNLGIPVPPGFTITTDVCTLFYKAGMKLPKGLEKEVAGNIKKMEKIMGAKFGDPKNPLLFSVRSGARVSMPGMMDTVLNLGLNEKTVEGLAKLTKNPRFAYDCYRRFVQMYGDVVLGLKPANEHEHDPFEVIIDRKKKARKITSDTDLTVDDLKDLVKEFKKAIKQRLGVTFPEDPMEQLWGSIGAVFKSWNTDRAVAYRQLNDIPGDWGTAVNVQCMVFGNMGEDCGTGVAFTRNPSTGEDQFYGEYLINAQGEDVVAGIRTPLPINKKQKTDRSVKSLEEVWPDIYKQVIKIRNTLEKNYRDMQDVEFTIQNKKLWMLQTRTGKRTAFAAFKIAVDMVKEKLITKEEALMRVEPDQLNQLLRPIFDPKEKEKALKAGNVVSKGLNAGPGAASGKVVFNAQDAEAWAARKEEVILVRIDTSPEDIRGMNASQGILTSRGGMTSHAALVARQMGKVCVAGCGDLDIDYAKKVIRVNGKTIKEGEYVSIDGTTGEVFAGQIKTKPSEVLQVMIDKTLKPSKSQIYQDFALLMKWADEARRLGIRTNADQPGQAAVAVSFGAEGIGLCRTEHMFFEGNRIDAVREMIIADDEAGRRKALAKLLPYQKKDFVGLFTVMKGLPVTVRTLDPPLHEFLPHTERETRELARKMGISYEKVLAKVESLHEANPMLGHRGCRLGIVFPEITEMQARAIFEAACEVKKKGTNVKPEVMIPLVGNINELKLQKAIVEDVASEILKKNKVKIDYMIGTMIEIPRAAITADEIAEEAQFFSFGTNDLTQMTLGMSRDDAGKFLSDYVKKEIYTFDPFQRIDEVGVGRLIELGVALGRGVRKNLKIGICGEHGGEPNSVEFCHRTGFDYVSCSPFRVTIAKLAAARAALKEKQAKPKKAAKKK
- a CDS encoding glycine--tRNA ligase subunit beta; this encodes MSEFLLLEIGTEEIPARFLTPAKEGLSALIREAFAGARIAFGDISIQTAPRRMGLFVQDVAEKQAETVTVKFGPPYNRAFDEAGNPTKAAIGFARSQGVEVGDLTKGVKDGVEFVTVEKEEKGVPTVEMLPVLLPDIISRVPFQKKMRWGAVSFEYARPIQWVLCLFGGTPVTFSVADVTSAPVSWCHRFLSPGPVGIGHPLEYVDALRKNHIIVNEDERMEIIREGIARIEGTTGGKALRDEELVREILYITEYPYPLKGSFDAVYLDIPKEVLVNVMKSHQRYIPIEDASGRLLPHFIFFANTAPKDDANVIRGNEKVLRARLADARFFFDEDVKAKLADRYERLASIVFHVKLGTLKDKMERVKAIAGYLASVVDHGVAGKLERLIPVMKTDLVTHMVGEFPELQGTMGRIYARIEGEDDEVALAIEEHYLPTGGNGSLPLTATGAIAGIADKIDSIVSFFSVGITPTGNLDPYALRRQSLGIIKIAIDRKMHLPLTALIERAFEAGGSIPKRLTLEETKASLLEFIATRFKFSMLEENHNQDFVESVLPCVMSDIYDGYMRLVSLETQSSMDDFERLMVGFRRVFNITKQIAEDTAVDPALLVLEEEKRLFELCATRKDAFHGLMEKRDYDGALAVLVGFKETIDNFFDKVFVMDKDEAVKSNRLALLTHLRNMFLTFADFSKIRFE